Genomic DNA from Scomber scombrus chromosome 21, fScoSco1.1, whole genome shotgun sequence:
TCTCCTTGCCTATTCTGTATGATTTGAACCAACATTTGAAAAGTTTTATCAGTTATGTTTTTctatattaatgtttttgtacCGTAAAAAAAATTTGAAAGGTCAGATAATTTCTGTAGCTGGGCCCAGTTAGCAAAATACCTGTCTTCACTGAACTCCTATGCTAATGACACACTCCTATTCTCTTACTGAATctattgtttaatttttttattagcaatatagAAAACATTTAGTTAACAGGTATCACTGAAGCTTTAACGGATGACCAACAGCTAATTATATAAGTTGTTGCTAATTAACGTGATTTAGTAACAGCTAAAATGACACAATCTCCCAGTTGAACCTCCATGtttacaactttttaaaataagttgTAAAATTAAGCAGGTAACATGTTAGTTCACAGTTCATATTTTATGCTAATCATTTCATAGTCAGATTGTAGCTCGATGGTGAACATTTATTAGACTGCCACTCAAAACTGTGCGTTTCTGTCTTCCCAGCCAACAAAGATCATTTCAGATCTTTAAGTTTGAGTTATTCACAACTTTCTTTCCTTCAGATTCAGATTGGGTGGATATgatataaatctttaaaaaaagctaaCCCTTTTTTGGATAAGGAAACAGGGTTACAATGTGGGACTCAATTCCCTCCCGCCCCCCAACCCTTAAAATCTTTAGTATTAGCTTTTTTGAATTAGCTTTGTGGCTCATGTAATGAAGTAACAAGAGAAGTGCAAACTGAGGCTAACGTTGGAAGTGAGAAATGTATATTGTCCCATATCACGTGTCAAGACAAACTCTCACAGATTGCATATtgaaaacaaaccacaaaaaaaaaaaagaagtaaagcCACGCTACCGAATCCATGAGCTTTCCAGATACAAACACTTTTTCCATACTCATTCATTTACCATGAGTGAAGGTGCCCGCAACAAACTGCGTGATGAttagagagagagtgtgtgtgtgtgtgtgtgtgtgtgtgtgtgtgtgtgtgtttagacagTAGGTCTGTCGGCATACATCCTTACATGTCAACAATTCAGACGtgaacacacaaatgcatacacacagtcCACAATGTACAATCCAATAAGTGTCTATTTTTGTTCATACGTCATGAGCGTACACtgttcaacattttatttggtaaattctgtatttgtgtacaACGAGTTCAagtatatatatacgtatactCTGTTCATTTTTCCTCACATAAAAGGATGCATTGCATTTTACTGAGACAATGTTATGTCTTCAAGTTTTTCTGGCTGAAGATGGATGATAATATTTTAGGTTTCACTGACTTTAAAATGAGGTGATGGGAGGTGGAAGAGTTTGCTTAACAATATTCATCTCATTGCACTGGGCAATTTGGACTTAGTTCCTTTGTTCTTTGGAACATGTGATTAAACAGGTGATCCTACGTTAACTCTGAGGGCTAAGATGTCAAGCGTCGCATCACAAAGCTTAGTGTCCCACCCACCACATGTTgggtgaccccccccccctcccccttccctgCCAAACTCCCTCAGTCCACATACATAGGAGAGATGGGAGAGGCGGGGATCTGATCCAGGATGCGGCACACGTAACTGGCGACGTCCACGAAACGCTCCTCATACATCAGAATGAAGGAGTGTTtctggaagagagagagagacagggctTCAGGATGGATTGTGTGACATTAGGAacttgaaataaatgtttaactGGTTCGCAGGAAAATAAGATCAACAATACTGCATATACtcaactaaaatacattttaacaatagCAAAATTCTGGAAAAGCCgacatttttaacaatatatttatcCTTGCTTTGTCTTGACTCATTTtcgccacttgggggcagtgcagcgagctgtaaacacaacactgatataACTTCACCTTATAAATTTGATATGGCAAAtagttgcctatttacacatccagcagacacagaacaACATTAGCATCTGTGTCTAACCGCCTGATGAAGTTacatccaatattcactctccttttaaatataaaaatatatacttctatctttctattttattatattcCATTATCTTTCTGTTGTTTGGGAAATAAGCTCATTAGCTTTCTTGTAGAGAGGTCACGATGGATAACACTTTCATATCTGTCCAATCAATACTGAAGCCaacagctggttagcttagcgtaaagactgaaaacatggGAAAACaactagcctggctctgtccaaaggtaactaAATCTGCTTACAGCACTTCTAATCTCAACAAAAATGGATGTAAACTGAACTAACCACCTGCtggttgaagcttcatatttagcatacaggCATGTGAGTGGTATCGATCCTCTCAGCAGGAAAACCAATGCACAGTGCGCACCAACATTAAGAAGCTCTTTACAAACAAATGTGTGCACCTGATTTGAGaaatttcagtttaaaacaCCTGGTGTTAATGACACTTCATGGCATTGATATTTAACTTTTATCTGGGCATGTCCGAAGGGACTGAAGAAAGGATCATTTTAATATAGTGTGGTGTAAGAACTTACCAGAAGCTCCTTGTACTTTGGCCTTTTTGATTCATCCTTTGTAAGGctggacagaaaaagaaagaagtattTAGTGGCAGATTAAAGTCTACTTTAGATTAGCATGAAGATAAGCACTGTGTGAAACACAAAGGGCCTCAAGGACCACTTGACTGAACTCCTAGGATTCTCTGAAACTACCTCTACTGATTGTATTTGTGAATATATGATGCAGTGTTTTATGTAATGGTGCTTACCATAGGTTAACAAAGTTGATGAACTTGGGGGAGAACTGCCTCTCCTCTGAGTTGCTGAGGTGAGGAGGCTCTCCTTTCACCACTTGTGTCAGCTGATCAAAAACACTGTTCCACTTGGGGTAAGGAAACCTTCCTGTGGCCAGCTCGTACTGAAAGCAAACACAAACCACAGACCTGTGATGGACTGACACGCTGGACTGTTGTAGTTCTGATGTTAACTCTTTTAGACATAACAAAAGATGAGGTTTCATTTTGAAGCTGACGACATTATTTGTCTTACCAGGGTGATTCCCAAGCTCCATACATCTGACCGGACATCGTAGCCTTGTCTGGAAGCACTGGGGTCTATCCTTTCAggctgaaaacacacaacaacagacTCTGTGATACTGAGATACTTCACTGACCCCCACAGGGTAGGTTTTATGGCTTTCACCTTCCATGGgtaggtcagaggtcagggtctaCGAGGGAAAGATCTAACGTGTTGATTGATATGGGTGTTGAGCTTAATCTCACACCCAGAACTTCTTGGAGTCAAATGTTAGACAGCACTTGCCACTACTGTcataaaacaccaaatgagggaatatttTTTGGAAGAATGCTGTTCATCCCTTCCAGGAGAATTCCACACATTTGAAGAATCTGTGCCATGGAGCAGTGAGCTGTTCTGAAGGCTCATGGTGAAACATCTGACCCATAGTGTTGAGTGATTCTAGTATCTTTAAATTTCATCTTGGTCCTGAGATCAAAAGTCCATAtgagtttcagttttatttaaccAACTTTTCTTATTTCAAATCAGTTTTTAATTGGTAgtcaaagaaaatgacaaacattaaGGTGACATCTACAAATCTTGTTCTGTCTTAGAGcttaaaacaagacaaagacaaaaacattaaatcattacattaaaaaaagctgaCACCGCCTAATGCTTGGAAAATAGTCAAATAGTTTCCAATTCATTTTCAGTCGATCGACTAATGTCTACCATTCTAAAAACAGTCTTAATGTGATATCACCTCCTTTTGATTTATCAATGGAAATATATCTAGACTTTGATTTAAGTTTCTTTCGTTCTATTTATAACACATAAATGTTGTATGAgatttattcagtttttgtttcatGGTCTGTTTCGTCTCATCGTCTTTGTCatggaaaaaaagattgttgcaaatattttttcccagttttttttttttttttttttttttgggtggggggggttgtGAAAAAACTTAAAACCACATAATTTTAGATTTTGTCACCAATTCAGTGTAACTGACTTATCTGTGAAATGCCTTGTAGCCTTGACCTGCAGTGACTGAACAGACAGTTATTTACTGCTCATTACTTACCGCCATGTAAGGCCTGCAGCCTGCGTCTCTGGTCTTGGCTATGGAGTCCACCAGCTGACCGCTGATGCCGAAATCACACAGCTTGATATTTCCCCTTCGGTCCATTAGAATGTTGGAAGGTTTGATGTctgaaatgagagaaaaaggacAATTGTATTCAGTAATAGAGTAACATAAATGGAACTGGGGTTTGAAGGTAAATACCAAGAtgaatgttttgacatttaaaaccTTTGCAAGGATGTCAAAATTAAAATTCTGTCAATGAGCTTTTAGACGGGACAAAATTCAGGTCATATGTCAACACATAAAGTAAATGTGGTAATCTTACCTCTGTGAATTATTTTCAAGTTTTCTTTTAAGTGGTTCAGTGCTTTAACGGTCTGTTGaagtagaaataaaacacatcatctTCAGTCAGGTTCTGATGGTGCAtggtatgaaaataaatgtgtcaatAAGAAGTGGATCATGTACTCACTGCTAATGTTATTTTGCCTAATATTTCCTCTGGAATGACGTCATCTAATGCACAATATACATATTTGTAGAATTTGTCTAATGAGGTAGACATAAGCTCCATACAAATCCAACAGTCcccctgaaaacacacagaggacagtTAGTTTCTGATTAACATCTGCTGGGTCAAACCATGATTGATCACATATCACTATAAAAAAGACTTGAGAATGACGTGGTGCTGGGTGTGTCGGACCTCTCTGAAGAGAGCGCCGTAGAACTGAACGATGTAGGGACAGTCGCTACTCCTCATCACCACGTCGAGATCCATCAGCAGCTGCTTCTGCTCCTTCTCGTCCACGGTGGAGCGAATCCtctgaaggatggagagcacacacacaagacattcACATTTCCAAACACTGCACTCAACTCCATTATAGTATCTCTGGAGATCTGTTAGAGCAGAGTCATTAGTCCATGCATTCTTCTGTAATATAGGTACAAGAGGAAGGCAAAATGAATGTGACTTTCATGACTTCTAATGCTTTTTAGAATGTGGATGTTAATACAGTCTAACTTCCCTACCctgtctgtggcactcagcCGCAAGCCCATTGGTTCTTATTGAAGATAATCCTTTAATAACAACtcataaatacaatttaattttttaatgaaattggCTCAGTCATTTTCTATATCAGCT
This window encodes:
- the map2k4b gene encoding dual specificity mitogen-activated protein kinase kinase 4b isoform X1 gives rise to the protein MATPSPDSNSSSSSSSNSSSTAGSTSHQFHQQTQSSSMQETNTCWRCQNETGFQISLSGVSQSKRRALKLNFANPPVKPASRLPLNPTPPSFQNPHIERLRTHSIESSGKLKISPEQHCDFTAEDLRDLGEIGRGAYGSVNKMVHKPTGQIMAVKRIRSTVDEKEQKQLLMDLDVVMRSSDCPYIVQFYGALFREGDCWICMELMSTSLDKFYKYVYCALDDVIPEEILGKITLATVKALNHLKENLKIIHRDIKPSNILMDRRGNIKLCDFGISGQLVDSIAKTRDAGCRPYMAPERIDPSASRQGYDVRSDVWSLGITLYELATGRFPYPKWNSVFDQLTQVVKGEPPHLSNSEERQFSPKFINFVNLCLTKDESKRPKYKELLKHSFILMYEERFVDVASYVCRILDQIPASPISPMYVD
- the map2k4b gene encoding dual specificity mitogen-activated protein kinase kinase 4b isoform X2 yields the protein MATPSPDSNSSSSSSSNSSSTAGSTSHQFHQQTQSSSMQETNTCWRCQNETGKRRALKLNFANPPVKPASRLPLNPTPPSFQNPHIERLRTHSIESSGKLKISPEQHCDFTAEDLRDLGEIGRGAYGSVNKMVHKPTGQIMAVKRIRSTVDEKEQKQLLMDLDVVMRSSDCPYIVQFYGALFREGDCWICMELMSTSLDKFYKYVYCALDDVIPEEILGKITLATVKALNHLKENLKIIHRDIKPSNILMDRRGNIKLCDFGISGQLVDSIAKTRDAGCRPYMAPERIDPSASRQGYDVRSDVWSLGITLYELATGRFPYPKWNSVFDQLTQVVKGEPPHLSNSEERQFSPKFINFVNLCLTKDESKRPKYKELLKHSFILMYEERFVDVASYVCRILDQIPASPISPMYVD